A stretch of Drosophila gunungcola strain Sukarami chromosome 3L unlocalized genomic scaffold, Dgunungcola_SK_2 000002F, whole genome shotgun sequence DNA encodes these proteins:
- the LOC128257932 gene encoding microtubule-associated protein futsch isoform X3, producing the protein MTDTESQESSVKNNPKVPADEKQNEEDASESREDDTSKETSPSQDDPAKMSVEQETFDKTNTNLPEEHQVATKSSTERDLTQLYHPPKMPKNKPSQKNSAQEILDDSQPTTTSSNVSLIEILSQDAPPPQGEAQLPFCKKSIELNPCVPSTCDVTGIQDLIGHLTAEKVTPQIKKLSPTPKSEEPPKPMTRKKLVKTRPVLSKRSAKSGQKASQEKPNHFEFLHPVSANVGGRIPTSSTSDDDGSIFLGFDNKAENRSKTPMRSNRVRQMKINETDISDDATPDYDETEEEQQSTKKQTPEKNSEVNTQFTISKKKVVEAFLDDSDSSSGGPTSPMDFGDNVSVDEDRACEVYPQRDQPNWENLVNGTEHVVSKEKVATEEKNDCLTETADEAVKSSVVCLTIEDPPKIQVETHLDAADEHNDQKSHNFIEEKQLKSVINEHYSTISDSKSRKSRRKSNKANELSVRDTSNEPSTSKDSLTNTRPKRQTRGRSKTPGSLDVSEIKGIIEKGTNFEKAAEEVHEEVKDAEYDNLPLKTAENTILGENEEEEKITEEPGSSAKLRGKRKSRSLTKVIPGTQLDVVENPKLKSESIGSKDPEEEIKAAEALPLTTTENKNSVEKLEEKKSVEEPVTSLKSKRNRKTRCASPKIKVPPVVQDEVEVTSENAVYMKDEEAIKAVYEPFVNTENEEIKVPGEEGKRQSRCSRNKSVSITPAASEPEKVINPVIPTLNEDSKEDNASENATEATKSKGKRISRSKTPKILVSQEKGEEVNSSDGPNQTTSTVKTMNTRQSRSNTAKVIVPAVTLIEQTPNPEINSEESEINPETVKEENQPNEPTKPKRSRGKRQSRCTSKSSSKAPLDTKPEMPSITSEEPQPVEVDSVVARVKRKTPSRLGSVPPDSTPKDKEPAPITSRRSNAISVPADVSTPKSRKRRPTNFSEMISPKPEEPKVPAKRGRKRAAPVETEADSAKKLKTEESSETVSIVDFNLRLLLIRKREQLDTEEDVTENGKGEGPLQCGLCMMRCDKKNWHSHLGEHYGVGWTVGNTPKKITRASVMKMMKNHLQNSAEKLTCRLCNHQLGTPLGMLLHLEGCGNKQRIACDFCNRCYTKLSLPGHIRTCPKRQVHQNEDDQEPADGVVAETVYSNAGRAKRKSTIKAETKLKKIGEELTSQKATEETTAKHDFDGDSSDYDMAKDNESSEEYDSEGADSNEDALSTEDEDSLADNKRNEQGHVNRKRKTKRAVNTGECQQKPLLSRYHHLEARATHKWKEFVQRNYKAGSLFSQFLPSYSKVSAEEASFLLPSKETTSIRYAYGKVSKEDDWKQLAPLEGFNKKGEYVGYLGRPIKQLAWVPLPPKITDQYLLCNLRPKMKTFARHTQLKDEEALLMLLKCTVLSDNSDDKSWGLRPELHYGIRVPNGPVHSFSFLPSGGYDKSSNRLGLLAVGSSLSDVHIYALPLELTEEESAGDKVIIQLESLITLSLDVNNPVRDQCTKVCWSQASGHTFLATGYGNGNIAFWDIGDTDNINCFKRNNQTYFVPLTYFYIGERNVQFMDIHYDKNGPRWLAVGTSIRQFMIYDIANWSQPVVLTQDTICTLYMANMTWSPICETLVVSSSHFNRTIAVSPSGIQFEHRTLDGTLTTTREMHTNCQQNHMVFVTDNGDLVFLDVRDLNCGPALLKSVTNRRVVSTTELHHLGANAPKAKDPINADEFLRDYGVQINPLVPAPHRKKSFYLDAKRRPQNVHTLALSRFNCVRCNWNSPAHTWVAMGAEHGLLRILNFDRDKFF; encoded by the exons ATGACCGATACGGAGTCGCAGGAGTCGAG TGTTAAAAACAATCCAAAGGTGCCAGCAGATGAGAAGCAGAATGAAGAAGATGCCAGTGAGTCCAGAGAAGATGACACCAGTAAAGAAACTAGTCCCAGTCAAGATGATCCAGCAAAAATGTCAGTCGAACAAGAGACATTTGACAAAACTAATACAAATCTCCCGGAAGAACATCAAGTTGCAACCAAATCTTCAACAGAACGCGATCTAACCCAGTTGTACCATCCACCGAAAATGCCCAAAAATAAACCTAGTCAGAAGAACAGTGCTCAGGAGATCTTGGACGATTCACAACCCACAACAACGAGTAGTAATGTCTCCCTCATAGAAATTCTTTCCCAGGATGCACCACCGCCTCAGGGAGAAGCTCAGTTACCATTTTGCAAGAAGTCTATAGAGTTAAATCCCTGTGTACCTAGCACATGCGATGTCACAGGAATTCAGGATTTAATTGGGCACTTGACTGCCGAAAAGGTTACaccacaaattaaaaagctatcgCCAACGCCGAAATCAGAGGAACCACCTAAACCTATGACCCGCAAGAAACTTGTAAAAACGAGACCGGTTCTCAGCAAGAGATCCGCGAAATCCGGTCAGAAGGCTTCACAAGAAAAGCCAAACCATTTTGAATTCCTCCATCCAGTCAGTGCAAATGTTGGAGGTCGCATTCCCACATCCAGCACTAGTGATGATGATGGCTCCATATTTTTGGGCTTCGATAACAAGGCGGAGAATCGTTCTAAAACTCCAATGAGAAGCAACCGAGTGAGACAAATGAAGATCAACGAAACGGACATTAGCGATGACGCAACTCCCGATTACGACGAGACCGAAGAGGAGCAGCAGTCTACAAAAAAGCAGACACCAGAGAAGAACTCTGAGGTTAATACCCAGTTTACTATCagtaaaaaaaaggttgtGGAAGCTTTTTTGGACGATTCAGATAGCAGTAGTGGAGGCCCAACCAGTCCAATGGACTTTGGGGACAACGTATCGGTTGATGAAGACAGAGCGTGTGAAGTTTACCCGCAAAGGGATCAACCTAATTGGGAAAATCTTGTAAATGGAACTGAACATGTTGTTAGTAAGGAGAAAGTAGCCACGGAAGAGAAAAATGATTGTCTTACAGAAACAGCAGATGAAGCGGTTAAATCTTCAGTAGTTTGTTTGACTATTGAGGATCCACCTAAAATTCAAGTAGAAACACATTTGGATGCTGCTGATGAGCACAACGATCAAAAATCTCACAATTTTATAGAGGAAAAACAGCTAAAATCTGTGATAAATGAACATTATTCAACAATATCTGACAGTAAATCAAGAAAAAGCAGGAGAAAGTCAAACAAAGCAAATGAGCTTTCTGTCAGGGATACTTCAAATGAACCTTCCACAAGTAAGGATAGTTTAACGAATACAAGACCCAAACGGCAGACAAGAGGTCGTTCAAAAACACCTGGATCTTTGGATGTTTCAGAAATAAAGGGAATCATAGAAAAGGGTACTAATTTTGAGAAAGCGGCTGAAGAAGTCCACGAAGAGGTTAAAGATGCTGAGTATGACAATTTACCATTAAAGACAGCAGAAAACACAATTTTAGGGGAAAATGAggaagaagaaaaaattactGAGGAACCAGGATCATCTGCGAAATTAAGAGGAAAACGAAAATCTCGGAGTTTAACTAAAGTCATTCCTGGAACACAACTGGACGTGGTTGAAAATCCCAAACTAAAATCGGAGAGTATAGGTTCTAAGGATCCGGAGGAAGAAATTAAAGCAGCGGAAGCTTTACCCTTAACAacaactgaaaataaaaattcagtGGAAAAGCTGGAAGAGAAAAAGTCCGTTGAGGAGCCAGTGACttctttaaaatcaaaaagaaacCGAAAGACGCGTTGTGCTTCACCAAAAATTAAAGTCCCACCTGTTGTTCAAGATGAAGTGGAAGTAACATCAGAGAATGCTGTTTATATGAAAGATGAGGAAGCTATCAAAGCTGTATATGAACCTTTTGTAAATACAGAAAATGAGGAAATTAAAGTTCCTGGAGAAGAAGGAAAGAGGCAGTCCCGATGTAGTAGGAACAAATCCGTTTCAATAACTCCCGCGGCTTCTGAACCAGAAAAAGTAATCAATCCTGTGATACCCACTCTTAATGAAGATTCGAAGGAAGATAATGCTTCAGAGAATGCAACCGAAGCTACCAAATCCAAAGGAAAACGCATATCTAGGAGTAAAACGCCAAAAATATTGGTTTCACAAGAGAAAGGTGAAGAGGTTAATTCATCCGATGGGCCGAACCAAACAACTAGTACTGTAAAAACTATGAATACACGACAATCTCGAAGTAATACAGCTAAAGTTATAGTTCCAGCAGTTACTCTAATTGAACAGACTCCAAACCCTGaaataaattcagaagaaTCAGAGATTAACCCTGAAACTGTTAAAGAAGAAAATCAACCGAACGAACCGACAAAACCTAAAAGATCAAGAGGAAAACGACAATCTCGATGTACTTCCAAATCGAGTTCAAAAGCTCCTTTAGATACTAAGCCTGAAATGCCATCGATAACCTCAGAAGAACCTCAGCCTGTAGAAGTTGATTCTGTCGTGGCACGGGTCAAACGGAAGACTCCATCCCGTTTAGGTTCAGTTCCACCGGATAGCACCCCCAAAGATAAAGAACCTGCACCTATAACAAGCAGAAGAAGTAATGCCATTAGTGTACCAGCGGATGTATCTACTCCAAAGTCGCGTAAGCGTAGGCCCACAAATTTCAGTGAGATGATTTCACCGAAACCTGAAGAGCCTAAAGTCCCAGCAAAAAGGGGAAGAAAGCGAGCAGCTCCTGTCGAAACGGAAGCCGATTCGGCCAAAAAACTAAAGACTGAGGAGAGTTCGGAAACGGTTAGTATAGTTGACTTCAATCTTAGGCTGCTGCTCATTCGAAAGCGGGAACAATTGGACACCGAAGAGGATGTTACTGAAAATGGCAAGGGTGAAGGTCCGCTGCAATGTGGCTTGTGTATGATGCGTTGCGATAAGAAAAATTGGCACAGCCATCTGGGAGAGCACTATGGAGTGGGTTGGACCGTTGGAAACACACCCAAG AAAATCACGCGCGCCTCGGTGATGAAAATGATGAAAAACCATCTCCAAAATAGCGCCGAAAAGCTAACATGTCGCCTCTGCAATCACCAATTGGGCACTCCCCTGGGCATGTTGCTTCACCTGGAGGGCTGTGGCAATAAACAGCGAATTGCTTGCGATTTCTGCAACCGCTGCTACACCAAACTCTCGCTACCGGGACACATAAGAACCTGTCCAAAGCGCCAGGTACATCAGAACGAGGATGATCAGGAGCCTGCGGATGGAGTTGTCGCTGAAACGGTGTACAGCAATGCTGGCCGTGCCAAACGGAAGTCCACAATCAA GGCTGAAacaaaattgaagaaaatagGAGAGGAACTGACTTCACAAAAGGCGACAGAGGAGACTACCGCCAAACACGACTTCGATGGCGATTCATCCGACTACGACATGGCCAAAGACAATGAGTCGTCCGAGGAATATGATTCGGAAGGAGCCGATTCCAACGAGGACGCCCTTAGCACCGAAGATGAGGACAGCCTTGCTGATAATAAACGAAACGAACAAGGACATGTTAAcaggaaaaggaaaacaaaacggGCGGTAAATACGGGGGAGTGTCAGCAGAAACCTT TACTTTCACGTTATCACCACTTGGAGGCAAGGGCAACCCACAAATGGAAGGAATT CGTACAACGAAATTATAAAGCTGGCTCCTTGTTTAGCCAGTTCCTGCCCAGCTATTCGAAGGTTTCTGCAGAGGAGGCTAGTTTTTTGTTGCCCTCTAAGGAGACAACATCCATACGATATGCTTATGGTAAGGTCAGCAAAGAAGACGACTGGAAACAGCTTGCACCCTTGGAGGGTTTTAACAAAAAAG GTGAATATGTGGGCTATCTTGGCAGGCCTATTAAGCAACTCGCCTGGGTCCCTCTGCCCCCGAAAATTACGGATCAGTATTTACTATGCAACCTGCGTCCAAAGATGAAAACCTTTGCAAGACATACACAACTGAAGGATGAAGAAGCCCTCTTGATGTTGCTGAAATGTACGGTGTTATCGGACAATTCCGATGACAAATCGTGGGGTCTTCGTCCAGAGCTTCATTACGGAATTCGTGTGCCCAATGGACCAGTTCATAGTTTCTCTTTTTTGCCCAGCGGTGGCTATGATAAGTCATCCAATCGCTTGGGCCTTTTGGCTGTGGGTAGTTCTTTGAGTGATGTCCACATTTATGCTCTGCCTTTGGAGCTGACGGAGGAAGAGAGTGCAGGCGACAAAGTTATCATTCAATTGGAATCATTGATTACGCTCAGCTTGGATGTCAACAATCCTGTTCGGGATCAGTGCACTAAAGTTTGCTGGTCACAG GCATCAGGACACACTTTTTTAGCGACTGGCTATGGCAATGGCAACATTGCCTTTTGGGACATTGGTGATACGGATAACATTAACTGCTTCAAACGGAACAATCAAACCTATTTTGTGCCTCTGACTTACTTTTACATAGGCGAACGAAATGTGCAAT TTATGGATATACATTATGATAAAAATGGACCACGTTGGCTTGCGGTTGGCACTTCCATACGCCAATTTATGATCTACGATATTGCGAATTGGTCCCAACCCGTCGTACTAACTCAGGACACCATCTGCACTCTATATATGGCTAATATGACTTGGTCCCCTATTTGTGAAACACTAGTCGTTAGCAGTTCAC ATTTTAATCGCACAATAGCAGTTAGTCCATCGGGAATACAATTCGAGCATCGGACCCTCGATGGAACCCTCACGACCACACGTGAAATGCACACGAATTGCCAGCAGAATCACATGGTGTTTGTGACGGACAACGGCGATCTGGTGTTCCTGGATGTGCGAGATCTCAACTGTGGGCCTGCTCTGCTAAAGTCAGTGACCAACAGACGGGTCGTATCCACAACTGAGTTGCATCATCTGGGCGCCAATGCTCCCAAAGCTAAGGATCCTATTAACGCGGATGAGTTTCTCCGCGACTATGGAGTGCAAATCAATCCGCTGGTCCCCGCGCCCCATAGAAAAAAATCCTTTTATCTGGACGCCAAGCGTCGACCGCAAAACGTACACACTTTGGCCCTATCCAGATTCAATTGCGTTCGATGCAATTGGAACTCGCCCGCCCACACTTGGGTGGCCATGGGCGCTGAACATGGACTGCTGCGGATCCTTAATTTCGATCGAGATAAATTCTTCTAA